GAGCGGATCGACTTCAGGACGCTCGCGAAGGTGCAGGCGCTCACGGTGTCCATTGGCTCGGGCGAGAACGACACCCAGGCCAGCATTTCCTCGGTGGATGAATCGCGCACGGTGTCGTTCGCCAGCGGGCAGGCCATGAACGGCCAGGGAGGAGGCGAGTCGGCCTACTCAGGCAATGATCTCATCGGAGAGTCCCTCGGCGCGTTCGAGTTCAACTCGTCCACACAACTGCAGATCGCCCGCGACTCCGGTGAGAAGCTGGCGCGGTGGGGCGTCTACGTCGTGCAGTTCGAGCCCTGAACCCGGGCCCGCCACCTGGCTGGCGGCGCTGGCCGTTGAGGGTGTGCCCCCAGAGTGCGTCAGTCGAGGAATCGTCGCTCCCACCGGCGCATGTTCTCGTCGGAGGTGCGGCTGAGATGGAGCCATGGCTCCAGGACGCGCGCCAGCTCACGGTACGCGGGGAGAGTGTGGCCCTGCTCCGTATCTCCTGCCTCGGGCCACTCGCCGAGCATCACCACCGCCCGCTCGCCGTCGAGTTCCCGCACGGTCATGCCGGGTGAATGCAGCTGGGCGCGGAGACCCGCGGCCCCTCCGAGTCCTCCCAATACGGGGGGGCCGAGGAAGTTCAGCCAATGGACGCCATCGACCTTCGTACCGATGAAGAGAGAGGTGAAGTGCAAGCCGGGGACATCCATGCCCGGGTAGCGGGAACACCGTGCTTCGACAGCTCGCGTAGCGACGAGAAGACCCTCCGGGAAGTCGAAAGCGAGACCCGCATGACCCGAGTTGAAGGGCAATTCGGCCGCGAGCTTCAACGCCAGCTCCTGGACGTGTCCGGGTCCATGCTCCTCCATGTATTCCGTGGGGAGATGGAATGCGACAGCACTCGTCGCTTCCGCGTTGTAGGCCTCTAGTGGACGACCCTGGTAGTTGAACTCGTACCCCGTGGTGTCGCTGGGCAGCTCTCTCAGCCACATGGAGGTGGCGGGACGCTCATGCATCTCGCTCCGGACGTAAGCCCAACCCTTGTCATCGAGTTCGTCCCAATCTTCATTGTAGGGGTTGATATACCAACCGAGCCTCTGGAGACCTACGGTGTTTCGATATACATCCAGGGCGCGCAGCACCGGCTTCACGAGTTCCCGGTGTGAGGACCGCATGTAGAAGGTGATGCTCACGCTCTCCCGGATGTACAGGGAGCGGACACCATCAACGCCCATCTGGATACGAATACGCGGATAGTGCTCGCCCATCATTGAACTCCGAGTGGGGTGATGCGTGAGGGGGTGCCCTGTTCATGAAGAAGCGCGTCTTTGTACATGTCTCCCTGCGTCTTCGGATGATGAGGATGGGACGGATCATATGTTCCCCAGGTTGGCGGGTTGTAGGAAGTTGCCTGACGTGCAGTGCCATGGCCATCATCCAGCGTGAGGTCTCCGGGTACACACCGCCGCCACCTCCACGAGCATGCACCCGGGGTGAGTGTTCCAGTCGTTCAACTGGACAAAACGCTGGAGCAAGAGGGGGCGCAAGGACGCGGCGGGAGCGCGGGGACGCTTCGCGGAGGAATGGGCATACCTGGCCCGAGCACCTCAAGCGCAGCCCGTGGCCGTTCAGAAAGGTTGATTGACGTTTCCTTCGGGAATGGAGGAGCCTCGGGACCTCAACCGGAGGAACGCAATGCTGCGAGACATGTTGTTCAAGGGGCTGGGGTTCGTTGCGGTCATCGCGATGGTGGGCTGTGGCGGCCCGGTGGACGAGGCCACGGACACGGAGACCCACCTGGACAGCCAGGAGCAGTTGCTGCCCATGTGCAAGGTGGATGACCCCCAGCCCTGCCCGGATGGGTACTACTGTGACGTCAGGACGTGCCGTCTGATCCCCTAAGCCGGAGACGAGGACTGCACCGCCGAGGAGCCCACCGTGGGCCTCGGCGGGCGCGGTTGCGGCGGGGCTACTCCCTGGCGACCTGGAGCACGAGCTTGCCCGTGTTCTCGCCCTTGAAGAGCTTCCGCAGGGTGTCGGGGACGGTCTCCAGCCGCTCTCACCCAGGGGCCTTGGTCTGATATCTCTACCCGGGTATGCGCACCTGGTCCCCTGGTTCCTGGAAGACGAAGCCCATCACCCAAGACGTCCGCTACGAGGATCCGAAGGAGGTCGAGGACGTCGTCGCGGCGCTCGGCCGCCTGCCTCCGCTGGTCACCTCCTGGGAGGTGGAGCGGCTGCGTGAGCTGCTGGCGGAAGCCCAGCAGGGCCGCCGCTTCCTGCTGCAGGGCGGAGACTGCGCCGAGTCGCTCTCCGACTGCCGTTCGGACATCATCACCAATCGGCAGAAGATCATCCTGCAGATGTCGCTGGTGCTCATCCACGGGGGGCACCGGCCCGTCATCCGGGTGGGACGCATCGCCGGCCAGTACGCCAAGCCGCGCTCCAAGCCCACGGAAGTTCGCGGGGGCGTGGAGCTGCCCAGCTACTTCGGGGACCTGGTCAACCGGCCGGAGTTCACTCCCGAGGCGCG
Above is a window of Cystobacter fuscus DNA encoding:
- a CDS encoding type VI immunity family protein produces the protein MMGEHYPRIRIQMGVDGVRSLYIRESVSITFYMRSSHRELVKPVLRALDVYRNTVGLQRLGWYINPYNEDWDELDDKGWAYVRSEMHERPATSMWLRELPSDTTGYEFNYQGRPLEAYNAEATSAVAFHLPTEYMEEHGPGHVQELALKLAAELPFNSGHAGLAFDFPEGLLVATRAVEARCSRYPGMDVPGLHFTSLFIGTKVDGVHWLNFLGPPVLGGLGGAAGLRAQLHSPGMTVRELDGERAVVMLGEWPEAGDTEQGHTLPAYRELARVLEPWLHLSRTSDENMRRWERRFLD